The DNA segment TGGAAATGTGTCTTAGTTCGCCATGCGCTGCAGTGTGGAGCGTTGGATGCCTCGTGCGTCATTGGCACTTTTACGCACGCCTGGTCTGTCCTCTCCTACTCTTCTCAATGCTTTGGGATCATGTAGTTCATATTGACATTTCTTTATgggtaaacaaataaaaaaaacacctgccCCTGTCACGTATGGAGGCGTGTGATGGCTACATTTTACTGCTGCAGGCCCAATTTAAATAATCCATCTGTTTTATTGCGTGCCTCATGGGTTcccacatgtttttatttaaggtTTCCCGAGTATAATATTTAAGTCCACAGCTTCCCTCTGCATGTTTCCACTAGTCGCTCCAATATGAGAAATATGTGAGAAGTGGAGGAATGATTTTCTCATACGGTGAATTAAGATAACGTGAATTCCTCATGAAGGTATTTGTAAAAACGAATTTCTGAGGCTCCACGTTTGGAGACCACTGTAGACAGCATGCGTAAAAGCACCAGGAGCATCCGTCGTGGAGAAGCATTAACTGCGTGTCTActggaagacaaaaaaaaacacattttctttatacAACTGTCAGTTTCCCCGTGTATGTCTCGAGTGGGTTTATCTTTGGATGTGCCGGAGGGTCCAGGTCGTCGCTCTCCTGAAAGGACTCAGTTTTGGAGAGCGACTGGATACTTTTGTTTGAATCACACTCAACAAATGAGGGCTGTTGCTGATGCCCACAGGTCACGTGCACGAACTGAacgttttcctcctcctccttttctctgtggTAGAAATAATTGAAATTGGACACTATAACTGGGACCGGTAAAGCAATAGTGAGTACTCCAGCGATTGCGCACAAAGATCCAACGACTTTCCCCCAAATGGTGGAGGGACACATGTCTCCATAACCAACCGTGGTCATTGTCACCACAGCCCACCAGAACGCATCAGGTATACTTGTAAATTCAGATTCGGGGTCTTCTGCTTCTGCGAAATAAACAGAACTGGAGAATAAGACCACGCCGATGAGAAGGAAGAATATGAGCAGCCCCAGCTCCCTGAGGCTGGCGTGGAGCGTCTGGCCGAGGATCTGGAGGCCCTTGGAGTGCCGGGAGAGTTTAAAAATCCTGAAAACGCGGACCAGACGGATGACCCTTAGTATGGCCAGAGACGCAGCCTGCTGACTGCTGCCCTGATGCTCTGCGAGATCCAGGCCCAGGGTGATGAAGTACGGAGCTATGGCCACAACATCGATGAGGTTCATGAGGTTTTTAAAGAAAGCTGCTTTGCTGGGACACGAAAGGAACCTCATGGTGAATTCAAAAGAGAACCACACGATGCAAAGGGTCTCAATCACGAAAAACGGGTCTGTGAATGGGCTGGGCACTTTACCTTGTGCGCTTCCATTAGCCGTGTTGCTGTTGTCCGGCTGTGGAGGGACGTCTCTGAACTCGGGTAGTGTCTCCAAGCAGAATATAACAATGGATATCAAAATAACCATAACTGACACGATGGCAATTATCCGTGCAGGTCCTGAACTCTCTGGATACTCGAAGAGGAGCCAGAACTGGCGCTGGTACTCGTTGTTGGGCAGCGTCTGGTCCTCCTCCCTCGCCAAGCCCTCGTCCTCTTTGAAAAGGTCCACGGCCTCATCCTCGAGTTCATAAAACTTGATTTCCtccaggaaaatgtccacaggCACGCTCACGGGCCTCCGCAGCCGCCCACCCGACTGGTAATAATAGAGGATGGCGTCAAAGCTCGGCCTGTTCCTGTCAAAGAAGTACTCGTTTCTCAGCGGGTCGAAGAAGCGCATCCTTTTGCGCGGGTCTCCCAGGAGCGTGGCCGGGAAGCGGGAGAGGGTCTTTAGCTGCGTCTCAAAGCGCAGACCTGAGATGTTGATGAACACCCTCTCGCTGCACTCCTGGTCCGCCGGCTCCAAGTCGGCAGCATCTTGCAACAAAGGAGTAACGACCACAGTCTCGTCGTGGTTCTCCTGGGACACCACAGTCATCTTTTTACCCCTCCGAGGGTAAACCCCTCACTCACCTCCTCGGTGTCTCCCTCTTGCCCTTTAGCCCGTGCGTCCTCCCGGCTCTCTTTCTCATGTAGCCGC comes from the Hippoglossus stenolepis isolate QCI-W04-F060 chromosome 5, HSTE1.2, whole genome shotgun sequence genome and includes:
- the LOC118109329 gene encoding shaker-related potassium channel tsha2, translated to MTVVSQENHDETVVVTPLLQDAADLEPADQECSERVFINISGLRFETQLKTLSRFPATLLGDPRKRMRFFDPLRNEYFFDRNRPSFDAILYYYQSGGRLRRPVSVPVDIFLEEIKFYELEDEAVDLFKEDEGLAREEDQTLPNNEYQRQFWLLFEYPESSGPARIIAIVSVMVILISIVIFCLETLPEFRDVPPQPDNSNTANGSAQGKVPSPFTDPFFVIETLCIVWFSFEFTMRFLSCPSKAAFFKNLMNLIDVVAIAPYFITLGLDLAEHQGSSQQAASLAILRVIRLVRVFRIFKLSRHSKGLQILGQTLHASLRELGLLIFFLLIGVVLFSSSVYFAEAEDPESEFTSIPDAFWWAVVTMTTVGYGDMCPSTIWGKVVGSLCAIAGVLTIALPVPVIVSNFNYFYHREKEEEENVQFVHVTCGHQQQPSFVECDSNKSIQSLSKTESFQESDDLDPPAHPKINPLETYTGKLTVV